A region of the Apium graveolens cultivar Ventura chromosome 6, ASM990537v1, whole genome shotgun sequence genome:
TAATCGAAACAGTGTAGGAAACATACTCGTAAGGGCGCGAGAAATTTCAAAGAAACTTCAGAGAGAGTGCATGATCCAAGACCTTTTCTTACAACCTCATCAGCATTTACACCCATCGCTGCCAGAAGCTCATGACGAGCTGCATTTTCAATGTATTACAAAATGTAGTCCTATAACTAAATCCAAACAAGTCCTACAGGCTACAGCTAATAATAAGAGAGAATGCAATCAagaatttgagaacaaaaaaACACTAAAGAGCTCCTTCACATGCTCACTGTATTAGCTATAACTCATAAACCTGGTCCATTCCAAAACTTTAAAgatataccaatatatgatgttGCAACCATAGTCCTTGGATAAAGAGTTTCTTATGTACTGAAAATCGCCAATTGCATAAATTTAAATACTCGTAGTTCAGAACTTATATTGATACCCACTGCCACTAGATTAAAAGATGATGAATGACTGTGAGGTTTTCTCTGTATCAAATTTACATATATGGAGCTAAAATATATCACTATGAGTACAGTTGCTTGGTTCGATAATAAAAATATCTGTGAACAAATTAATTCCCATGCTTAAAAGTTGAAATGTATCGAAATGTATCATTCATAAAATATGTAGAAAAAAGAAGTATCGCCTTAATAAAGAGTTGTACATATAAAGTGTGCACATAATGGTGGATATAGATTACCAGGATACTCACCGTGTTGGCAATAACAAGCATAGATGGAATGGTGTACAACTCCATACTGGTCCAACTCGTAGTCGCGAACCTTCAGTTCAGTCTCGTAAAACCAATCCATTCTGCCAAGCTCATCAAATTTATCAATTTCGTAATTTCAAAGTACATTTCAGATAGAGTATTGGATAGGCGTAAGGTTTAAATTTGAACACTGAACAAGATTTGTAAGAATCAAATATCTGCATAACAAATTATACATAATTCTTGTAATGCCATGAAATTCAGACAACCCTGGTGCTATTCCAGTGGACAATCGGTTAAATTAGAATTTGTTATCTGCTTGGTTTTACTGTCAGCTTCATTTTGTTGCATTTTTAGTTCAAAATATTGGAAAGAGGTAAAACATGCAGTCTCTTCGGGGAAAGTCTTATCAAAGGCTTCAACTTAGATTTTAGAAGCTCGTTTAAATTAGTATATTAATTAAAAATCTAACACGGTATCCATGAATTTATCATGAAAAAGCCAACAAAGTTGGTGCAGTGCCGGTACTTGAGCTCTTATCCCTTGCGGAGATCAAGAGTTTAACTATGAGTTGtataattaattagcaaaaaaaattcATATGCACAGATGAAACATAATGTAAAATAGTGGGCCCCATACAAACATTAAAACTGCACTGCGAAAGTCTCTAAGTGAGCTCAAAATTGGTTGGCACTTGGCACGACCTGAGCAAGACTCCAACAGAGATTAATGATACAGAAAATGTAATTGAAGCATAGATGAACAAAAAACACAAATTCCGCTAACAACGTGTTTGGTGCAGTGGGTTAATTCTTATATCACTTGCGGGAGTATGTGCGTGtataattaattagcaaaaaaagAACTCAAATTCCGATGACAAAATAACATTTATATTGTTTTTTATCAAGCTGATAAATAATTGAAGAAATAAAATTATACCCATTGTTGTTGTTCTGATCTTTAACATGATCAACAGCAGCCACTGGAACAGCAACACCATTCGCTTGCTGTATTTGAGACCTGAGTGGCCTGACACGTGAGCGACTCCCCGGTAGAGGTAGAACCGGTTGCCGGAGAGGACGGATGACCGGAAGTTTCAAAAATGAACCCGAAGCGCCAGAGAAAACATTGCTGATTTTTATAGGTGATGCAGAGATCAGAGCTTGGACCTGTGACATTGTTTTATTCTAGCACtgcttaaatatttatttttcttgTCAATAGTAGAGAAATGAACTACAACTACAAGGGGGTGCTTGTGTAATTCAATTTAATGTGAGCTTATATATTTTGTTGGGCGTTACGGTCTATGCCAATTTATTCGTGTGCATGGCAGTCATGCTGATGTAAAATGTAAGAGTTTCATTCTTCTTAATTTTGTCCGTATATGTTTTCGTGGATCTTCTGTATGCTACACACGTTTCACGGATGACACAATATCtacctttaatttttattttatttttatcacGAGCATTTCCCATGATTTGTTCCGAGGGGTGTTAACTTTGTCACATaacaaaatattttctaaataatttttcTTTTTAACGTTAGTTTTGGCACTCTTttactataacaccctccaatAATTGACATCTTTatatgttaattttacaaatttaataaaataaatataaaatataaatatattaaggatatatttatttatttattattgggatcacaaaaaactaaaaataaaaaatcacTATCAAAGAAAATGTAGTTCAATTAACTTTGGGACAGAAAAATGGAGACATTGAACAACacaaatataatttaaatttaaatgtCACCTAAAAATTGTTTATAGACATGTTTAATCTAAAAATATTAGGCAAAAAAAAAAGATAAATATACAACTGTCCCGTAAAATACATTAAAACCTCGATAAATTAATACTCGATAAATTAGTAACCTCGTTAAATTAATAATTTCTTATAACTCCGAGCCGGGCCATTTATGCTAAATTAATAATTCGCTAAATTTATaagataatattatttttttattaatgcATATAAGtctcatataatatataaattaataattgcatattacatcaaaattataaatttttaggATGCACTTTTATAGTAAGGCTCAATTGTAAGCTTCTTTTTAAAAATGATGTCGCATTATACGTCATCTTGAATCTTTCTTAATGCATTATGGAGCTCTGGCGTACTATATTCATATTCCAAGAGGAAATTACGTAATATA
Encoded here:
- the LOC141667842 gene encoding acyl-acyl carrier protein thioesterase ATL3, chloroplastic-like gives rise to the protein MSQVQALISASPIKISNVFSGASGSFLKLPVIRPLRQPVLPLPGSRSRVRPLRSQIQQANGVAVPVAAVDHVKDQNNNNGMDWFYETELKVRDYELDQYGVVHHSIYACYCQHARHELLAAMGVNADEVVRKGLGSCTLSEVSLKFLAPLRSGDRFVVKVRVSKYTTARVYFEHFVYKITDTGLQPVAEQKTTGVWLDTKNRPTRIPAEARSNFFRFISEGPRGN